From Hirundo rustica isolate bHirRus1 chromosome 1, bHirRus1.pri.v3, whole genome shotgun sequence, a single genomic window includes:
- the ELOC gene encoding elongin-C yields MDGEEKTYGGCEGPDAMYVKLISSDGHEFIVKREHALTSGTIKAMLSGPGQFAENETNEVNFREIPSHVLSKVCMYFTYKVRYTNSSTEIPEFPIAPEIALELLMAANFLDC; encoded by the exons ATGG atggagaagagaaaacatACGGTGGGTGTGAGGGCCCAGATGCTATGTATGTGAAGTTAATATCCTCTGATGGCCATGAGTTCATTGTAAAAAGAGAGCATGCATTAACATCAGGAACAATAAAAGCTATGTTGAGTGGACCAG gTCAGTttgcagaaaatgaaacaaatgagGTGAATTTTAGAGAGATCCCATCCCATGTCCTATCCAAAGTATGCATGTATTTCACCTACAAGGTCCGCTATACTAACAGCTCTACGGAGATTCCTGAATTCCCAATTGCACCTGAAATTGCACTGGAACTTCTGATGGCTGCAAACTTCTTagattgttaa
- the TMEM70 gene encoding transmembrane protein 70, mitochondrial has product MAAGRRAARLPPPGRSGRCRRQAPTGSVWGLWGLCGSGGSVPSPRERAPALAFAVLPLGDFGEESEVLLGAYLLFYAQVTSFQGVAVRSLSTSSPHDHPEHGRLVYKGNLAKAVLGVKFFSYSTSVFNLFMMPYIMLKSGIGVESLLVQAAFYGLIGIFTFVTPVTLHILTKGYVIRLYYKDEADTYTAITYNAILAEKVTVFHQKDVKIPDITKMFTTFYAKTKSMLVNPTLFPNPQDYNHLMGYDKSSFFKFEDLEEVKEADERK; this is encoded by the exons ATGGCTGCGGGGCGCCGCGCAGCCCGCCTGCCGCCACCGGGCCGCTCTggccgctgccgccgccagGCCCCAACAGGTTCAGtgtgggggctgtggggactGTGTGGGAGCGGGGGGAGCGTTCCCTCTCCCCGGGAAAGGGCGCCCGCCCTGGCATTCGCGGTTTTGCCGTTAGGGGATTTTGGTGAGGAAAGCGAGGTGCTCCTGGGGGCGTACCTCCTCTTTTacgctcag GTTACATCTTTTCAAGGAGTGGCTGTTCGCAGCCTCAGCACATCCTCCCCTCACGATCACCCAGAACATGGAAGATTAGTTTACAAAGGAAATTTGGCAAAGGCAGTGTTGG GTGTGAAGTTCTTCTCTTACTCCACCAGCGTATTCAACCTGTTCATGATGCCCTACATCATGCTCAAAAGTGGTATTGGAGTGGAAAGTCTGCTTGTCCAAGCTGCCTTTTATGGGTTGATCGGGATTTTTACGTTTGTAACTCCGGTTACTTTGCATATCCTTACGAAAGGTTACGTGATCCGGCTCTATTACAAAGATGAAGCGGACACCTACACAGCCATTACCTACAATGCCATCTTGGCAGAAAAAGTGACTGTTTTCCATCAGAAAGATGTAAAGATTCCAGACATCACCAAGATGTTTACAACATTTTACGCTAAAACGAAGTCAATGCTTGTTAATCCTACGCTTTTCCCAAATCCTCAGGATTATAACCATCTCATGGGCTATGACAAatcctcattttttaaatttgaggATTTAGAGGAGGTTAAGGAAGctgatgaaagaaaataa